A stretch of the Marinomonas maritima genome encodes the following:
- the gabT gene encoding 4-aminobutyrate--2-oxoglutarate transaminase, with the protein MNNADLQKRKESAIARGQGNMAPVYVNRALNAEIWDVEGKRHIDFGAGIAVVNTGHNHPKVKAAVLAQVERFTHTCVMVSPYESAVALAEKLNAAAPGNTPKKSIFVTTGAEAVENCVKIARAYTGRPGIIAFNGGFHGRTNMTMGLTGKVNPYKIGFGPFPSDIFHVPYPNDYLGISEEQALEDLNLRFTCDIEPSRVAAIIIEPVQGEGGFYQASASFLQKLRTLCDDHGILLIMDEIQSGFARTGTMFCHEQAGIEADLMTAAKGIAGGFPIAAVVGKADIMDAPIPGGLGGTYGGSPVGCAAGLAVFDVIEEEKLCERAVEVGDHFVKHLTEMQAEYPQIIGDVRNAGAMIAMEFVHDGDVSKPYPELAKKLSAKAAENGLVLLSCGIRGNVIRFLPALTIEMRIIDEGMDIFKRCFKELV; encoded by the coding sequence ATGAACAACGCTGATCTACAAAAACGCAAAGAAAGTGCTATCGCACGTGGTCAAGGCAACATGGCGCCAGTGTACGTTAATCGTGCTTTAAACGCCGAAATCTGGGACGTGGAAGGCAAACGTCATATTGATTTTGGTGCCGGCATTGCCGTGGTGAACACAGGTCACAATCACCCGAAAGTAAAAGCGGCCGTTTTGGCGCAAGTAGAACGCTTCACTCACACATGTGTGATGGTCAGCCCATACGAATCTGCGGTTGCGTTAGCGGAAAAACTAAACGCGGCGGCGCCAGGTAACACGCCGAAAAAATCCATCTTCGTGACAACCGGTGCGGAAGCGGTTGAAAACTGCGTGAAGATTGCGCGCGCGTACACGGGTCGTCCTGGCATTATCGCGTTCAACGGTGGTTTCCACGGTCGTACGAACATGACCATGGGCTTAACCGGCAAAGTGAACCCGTACAAAATTGGCTTTGGTCCATTCCCAAGCGATATTTTCCATGTTCCTTATCCAAATGATTACTTGGGTATTTCGGAAGAACAAGCGCTAGAGGACTTAAACCTGCGCTTTACCTGCGACATTGAGCCTTCTCGCGTGGCGGCTATTATCATCGAACCAGTACAAGGCGAGGGCGGTTTCTACCAAGCGTCTGCGAGCTTCCTACAGAAACTGCGCACCTTGTGTGATGATCACGGTATTTTGTTGATCATGGATGAAATCCAATCCGGTTTTGCTCGTACCGGCACCATGTTTTGCCACGAACAAGCGGGCATCGAAGCGGACCTTATGACCGCGGCAAAAGGTATCGCGGGCGGTTTCCCTATCGCAGCGGTTGTGGGCAAAGCCGACATCATGGACGCGCCGATTCCTGGTGGCCTTGGCGGTACTTACGGCGGTTCACCTGTCGGTTGTGCAGCGGGTCTTGCGGTGTTTGATGTGATAGAAGAAGAGAAACTGTGCGAGCGCGCAGTAGAAGTAGGTGATCACTTCGTAAAACACCTCACTGAAATGCAAGCGGAATACCCACAGATCATCGGCGACGTGCGTAACGCTGGCGCTATGATTGCCATGGAGTTTGTACACGATGGTGATGTCAGCAAACCTTACCCAGAATTGGCGAAGAAGCTGTCCGCAAAAGCCGCCGAAAATGGCCTTGTGCTGTTGTCTTGTGGTATTCGCGGCAACGTTATCCGCTTCTTGCCCGCATTGACCATCGAGATGCGCATCATTGATGAAGGCATGGATATCTTCAAGCGCTGCTTTAAAGAACTTGTTTAA
- a CDS encoding transporter substrate-binding domain-containing protein gives MKKIITALLSIAALNSVSVTADTLDDVADRGTLRCGVVLDFPPIGYRDANNEPAGFDVDYCNDLAKSLEVDVQIMPLTWSERLPVIATGRADVVFGGTSDSLARARTVGFSIPYAIYYSQGVVNSKSNITSIDDIRGKRVAAALGTLPEQEWLKIAAKWGEENLYQSYQSENEVFLAVAQGKADIGLTTNTAIKPITQQYANLEAGPRMPWVADYTSIVGKRQDVTWLNYLNLFVTHQVRSGRYQELWGKYVGGDAPDLRIPGVMY, from the coding sequence ATGAAGAAAATAATAACGGCTCTTTTGTCTATCGCCGCCCTGAATTCCGTCTCGGTCACAGCAGACACGCTAGATGATGTGGCAGACAGAGGAACCCTACGTTGTGGTGTGGTGCTTGATTTCCCACCGATTGGCTATCGCGATGCCAATAACGAACCAGCAGGATTCGATGTGGATTACTGTAATGACCTAGCTAAGTCGCTAGAAGTGGATGTGCAAATCATGCCTCTCACATGGTCTGAACGCTTGCCAGTTATCGCGACAGGTCGCGCCGATGTTGTATTTGGTGGCACCTCTGACAGTTTAGCCCGTGCACGAACGGTCGGTTTCAGTATTCCTTATGCCATTTATTATTCTCAGGGAGTCGTGAACTCAAAAAGTAACATCACGTCCATTGATGACATTCGTGGCAAACGCGTCGCCGCTGCGCTAGGTACTCTACCAGAACAAGAGTGGTTAAAAATCGCAGCGAAATGGGGCGAAGAAAACTTGTACCAGAGCTACCAGTCTGAAAACGAAGTCTTTCTCGCTGTGGCGCAAGGCAAGGCTGACATTGGTCTCACAACAAATACTGCTATCAAACCCATCACTCAGCAATACGCGAATTTAGAAGCAGGTCCGCGCATGCCTTGGGTAGCGGATTACACGTCTATTGTTGGCAAACGTCAGGATGTCACTTGGTTAAATTACTTGAATCTGTTTGTTACTCATCAAGTTCGCTCAGGTCGCTACCAAGAGCTTTGGGGCAAATATGTTGGAGGTGATGCTCCTGATCTGCGTATCCCAGGCGTCATGTATTAA
- a CDS encoding dihydrodipicolinate synthase family protein, translated as MNKDIFYGVIPALMTPCKADRTPDYDALVKKGQQMIAAGMSAVVYCGSMGDWPLLTDEERMEGVDRLVKAGVPVMVGTGAINTKSAVALAAHAEKVGAAGLMVIPRVLSRGSVISAQINHFKAILAAAPSIPAIIYNSPVYGFETRADVFFALRKEHKNLIGFKEFGSKEAMRYAAENITSNDEEVLLMVGVDTRVFHGFVNCGATGSITGIGTALPKEVLLLTHLSKMAATGNAEARVRAQELEEAMSVLASFDEGPELVLFFKYLLVLNGEEEYRLHFNETDELNEEQRRYCEKQYQLFKTWFAQWVKQGGVITECIS; from the coding sequence ATGAACAAAGATATTTTTTACGGCGTAATACCAGCACTAATGACCCCATGCAAAGCAGACCGCACACCGGATTACGATGCCTTAGTAAAAAAAGGCCAGCAGATGATAGCGGCGGGCATGTCTGCCGTTGTGTACTGTGGCTCCATGGGCGATTGGCCGTTGTTGACGGATGAAGAGCGTATGGAAGGCGTAGACCGCCTTGTGAAAGCGGGCGTTCCTGTGATGGTCGGCACTGGTGCGATCAATACAAAATCGGCTGTCGCTCTCGCAGCCCATGCCGAGAAAGTGGGTGCCGCTGGCCTCATGGTCATTCCACGTGTTTTGTCTCGTGGCTCGGTGATTTCTGCACAAATTAATCATTTCAAAGCCATTCTTGCGGCGGCACCGTCTATTCCAGCCATCATCTACAACAGCCCTGTATACGGTTTTGAAACACGAGCCGATGTCTTCTTTGCACTTCGTAAAGAACACAAAAACCTTATTGGCTTCAAAGAGTTTGGCAGTAAAGAAGCCATGCGCTATGCCGCTGAAAACATTACGTCTAACGATGAAGAAGTATTGTTGATGGTTGGCGTAGATACTCGAGTATTTCATGGGTTCGTAAACTGTGGCGCCACAGGGTCCATTACAGGGATAGGGACGGCATTACCAAAAGAAGTTCTGTTGCTTACGCATCTTTCAAAAATGGCCGCTACTGGAAATGCAGAAGCACGAGTACGAGCTCAAGAGCTAGAAGAAGCCATGTCCGTTCTTGCCAGTTTTGATGAAGGCCCTGAGCTTGTACTCTTCTTTAAATACCTATTGGTATTGAATGGTGAAGAAGAGTATCGCCTACACTTTAATGAAACAGATGAACTAAACGAAGAGCAACGCAGATACTGCGAAAAGCAATACCAGCTTTTCAAAACGTGGTTTGCTCAATGGGTAAAACAAGGTGGAGTGATTACTGAATGCATATCGTAG
- a CDS encoding trans-3-hydroxy-L-proline dehydratase: MRSRKTIHVISAHAEGEVGDVIVGGVTPPPGNTLWEQRSFIEQDKTLRNFMLNEPRGGVFRHVNLLVPPKHPDADAAFIIMEPEDTPPMSGSNSICVSTVLLDSGILPMQEPYTDIVLEAPGGLVYVRAECRDGKAQRIFVQNVPSFVDKINVPLDVDGLGTIMVDTAYGGDSFVIVDAQSLGFDIVESEAKAIAQLGVKITNAANEQLGFTHPTNPNWKHISFCAFCGPLEATDKGFSSKSAVAIQPGKVDRSPTGTAVSARMALMHAKGLMAVGQELTATSIIGSQFNGKIIETTQVNGHPAVIPQISGRGWITGTHQHMLDPDDPWPEGYKLSDTWGA; the protein is encoded by the coding sequence ATGCGCAGCCGTAAAACGATCCATGTTATTTCCGCCCATGCCGAAGGAGAAGTCGGTGATGTGATTGTTGGTGGCGTGACACCGCCACCCGGAAACACCTTATGGGAGCAGCGCTCGTTCATCGAGCAAGATAAAACCTTACGGAATTTCATGTTGAACGAGCCTCGCGGTGGTGTGTTTCGTCATGTAAATTTATTGGTGCCGCCTAAACACCCTGACGCTGACGCCGCGTTTATTATCATGGAACCTGAAGACACGCCTCCTATGTCGGGCTCCAACTCTATTTGTGTGTCCACTGTTCTCTTGGACAGTGGTATCTTGCCAATGCAAGAACCCTACACCGACATCGTTCTAGAAGCCCCCGGTGGACTCGTGTATGTTCGCGCAGAATGTCGTGACGGCAAAGCTCAGCGCATTTTTGTGCAAAACGTGCCAAGCTTTGTCGATAAGATCAATGTGCCTTTGGACGTTGATGGATTAGGTACAATCATGGTTGATACCGCTTACGGCGGTGACAGTTTTGTTATCGTAGACGCGCAATCATTAGGTTTCGATATTGTTGAAAGCGAAGCCAAAGCCATTGCTCAGCTGGGGGTGAAAATCACCAATGCCGCAAACGAGCAACTGGGCTTTACTCACCCAACGAATCCGAACTGGAAACACATTTCTTTTTGTGCTTTTTGTGGACCGCTCGAAGCGACAGATAAGGGGTTTAGCAGTAAATCGGCGGTCGCAATACAACCCGGCAAAGTCGACCGTTCCCCTACAGGCACGGCCGTTTCCGCTAGAATGGCGCTAATGCACGCCAAAGGCTTGATGGCAGTAGGGCAAGAACTAACAGCAACGTCCATCATCGGTTCGCAATTTAATGGCAAGATTATTGAAACCACTCAGGTTAATGGTCACCCTGCCGTGATTCCACAAATCAGCGGACGAGGATGGATTACAGGCACACATCAGCATATGCTAGACCCAGATGATCCGTGGCCTGAAGGTTATAAGCTGAGTGATACTTGGGGCGCCTAG
- a CDS encoding amino acid ABC transporter ATP-binding protein — MIQIRDLHKHFGDLHVLKGINLDVSKGEVLSIIGSSGSGKSTLLYCINGLEAIQQGTVHINGTDVHAKSTDINKLRQKLGMVFQQWNSFPHLTTLENVALAPRIVKGKSKEEALELAAKQLKHVGLGDKLKNYPVSLSGGQQQRLAIARALAMEPEYMLFDEATSALDPEKVGEVLDTMRLLAEEGMTMICVTHEMGFAREVSDRVAYFHEGIMEEIGPPQQIFEDAQSEHTRKFLMNVR; from the coding sequence ATGATTCAAATACGAGATCTACATAAACACTTCGGCGACCTTCATGTTCTTAAAGGCATTAACCTCGATGTCAGTAAGGGAGAAGTGTTGTCCATTATTGGCTCTTCAGGCTCGGGTAAATCGACCTTGCTGTACTGCATTAATGGGCTTGAGGCCATTCAGCAAGGCACGGTTCATATCAATGGCACCGATGTACACGCTAAAAGTACTGACATTAATAAATTGCGCCAAAAATTGGGTATGGTATTCCAGCAGTGGAACAGCTTTCCTCATTTAACTACCTTAGAAAATGTGGCGTTAGCGCCACGTATTGTAAAAGGAAAGTCTAAGGAGGAAGCTCTAGAGCTTGCCGCTAAGCAGTTAAAACACGTTGGACTGGGTGATAAATTAAAAAATTACCCCGTGTCACTGTCTGGTGGTCAACAACAACGCTTGGCCATAGCACGCGCACTCGCTATGGAACCAGAATACATGTTATTTGACGAAGCAACGTCGGCACTGGACCCTGAAAAAGTAGGCGAGGTTCTCGACACCATGCGTCTTCTTGCTGAAGAGGGTATGACGATGATTTGCGTTACCCATGAAATGGGCTTTGCACGAGAAGTCTCCGATAGAGTGGCTTATTTCCATGAGGGAATCATGGAAGAAATTGGTCCACCACAACAAATTTTTGAAGACGCTCAGTCAGAACACACACGTAAATTTCTTATGAATGTCCGCTAA
- a CDS encoding NAD(P)/FAD-dependent oxidoreductase: protein MSDKIKPDVIVIGAGIIGISTALKLQSEGRQVLVLDRKGVAAETSAGNAGAFAFADVIPLATPGIMRKAPKWLLDPLGPLSLRPAYALKILPWMFQFWRASWKDKYQAALTAQASLMALSKAALERQITAVNGESLIRREGQLQLYEGAAEFKASLAGWQTRKEHGVVFEFLESPEAIANIQPGIHPRFTHAAFTPEWKNVVHPAQWTQYLADAFEKLGGQIRIASISAIDLKDNSVLLKSNDEDYEASYVVLAAGAWSKTLAQSMGDNLPLDTERGYNTTLPAGAFDLKTHITFSNHGFVVTKAGQGIRVGGAVELGGLSLKPNYKRADVLLNKAAHFLPDLNITGGVQWMGFRPSMPDSLPVIGYATQSKRVVYAFGHGHLGLTQSAGTAELVSDLLAERPIDISMRPYSATRFQ from the coding sequence ATGAGCGACAAAATAAAACCGGATGTTATTGTGATCGGGGCTGGCATTATTGGTATCAGTACCGCCCTTAAATTGCAGTCGGAAGGCAGACAGGTGCTTGTGTTAGACCGTAAAGGCGTCGCCGCTGAAACGTCCGCAGGTAACGCGGGGGCATTCGCTTTTGCGGACGTTATTCCGCTTGCTACGCCGGGTATTATGCGCAAAGCCCCGAAGTGGCTCCTTGACCCTCTTGGCCCTTTATCTCTTCGTCCTGCTTACGCGCTAAAAATCTTGCCTTGGATGTTCCAGTTCTGGCGAGCCAGTTGGAAAGACAAATATCAAGCCGCTCTCACAGCACAAGCCAGTTTGATGGCGTTATCAAAAGCCGCCTTAGAGCGCCAAATAACCGCCGTCAATGGTGAATCCTTGATTCGACGAGAAGGGCAGTTACAACTGTATGAAGGCGCCGCTGAATTCAAAGCAAGCCTTGCCGGTTGGCAAACTCGCAAAGAACACGGCGTCGTATTTGAGTTTCTAGAAAGCCCTGAAGCCATCGCTAACATCCAGCCCGGTATTCACCCCCGTTTTACCCATGCGGCTTTTACTCCAGAATGGAAAAACGTCGTCCATCCCGCCCAATGGACACAATACTTAGCAGACGCTTTCGAAAAATTAGGTGGTCAAATACGCATTGCGTCCATCAGTGCGATTGATTTAAAAGACAATAGCGTCCTCTTAAAAAGCAATGACGAAGATTATGAAGCAAGCTATGTGGTGCTCGCGGCAGGCGCATGGTCAAAAACATTAGCGCAATCAATGGGTGACAATTTACCGCTCGACACCGAACGAGGGTACAACACGACATTGCCAGCTGGCGCGTTTGATCTTAAAACTCACATCACTTTTAGTAACCACGGCTTTGTTGTGACGAAAGCAGGGCAAGGTATACGAGTCGGTGGCGCCGTAGAGCTCGGCGGTCTGTCTCTTAAACCGAATTATAAACGCGCCGATGTTCTGCTCAATAAAGCCGCTCATTTCTTACCCGATCTAAACATTACGGGAGGAGTGCAATGGATGGGGTTTCGTCCATCCATGCCAGACAGCTTGCCGGTGATTGGTTACGCCACTCAGTCTAAACGTGTCGTTTATGCCTTTGGGCACGGCCATTTAGGTCTTACTCAATCTGCCGGCACGGCCGAGCTAGTCAGCGATCTTCTGGCTGAAAGGCCAATCGATATTTCTATGCGACCTTACTCTGCAACACGCTTCCAATAA
- a CDS encoding amino acid ABC transporter permease, with amino-acid sequence MFDYNFHWRPVLKSLPDLIQAGLVTLEIASLAMFLGVVIGLCLALMRMNMTGPLKWFAVTWIEIARNTPALFQLFFFGFGLGAFGINLSPFVIILTGLSFNCAGYLAENFRGGFQAIPVMQINSARCLGMNSWQAYTRIVIPQVLRIVYYPITNQMVWAVLMSSLGMLIGFKELSGETQFFASKTFRVFEYFAVAAVIYYVIVKIVLGASRLLAMRLFRY; translated from the coding sequence ATGTTTGATTATAATTTCCATTGGCGGCCTGTTTTAAAAAGCCTTCCCGACCTGATCCAAGCAGGTCTCGTCACCCTTGAAATAGCCTCTTTGGCGATGTTTTTGGGTGTTGTTATCGGCCTTTGTTTGGCATTAATGCGCATGAATATGACAGGTCCACTAAAGTGGTTTGCCGTAACCTGGATTGAAATCGCACGTAACACACCCGCACTGTTCCAGCTGTTCTTTTTTGGTTTTGGTTTAGGTGCTTTTGGCATCAACTTATCGCCCTTTGTTATTATTTTAACGGGGCTCAGTTTTAATTGCGCAGGCTACCTTGCTGAAAATTTTCGCGGCGGTTTCCAAGCCATTCCCGTGATGCAAATCAACTCGGCTCGCTGCTTAGGCATGAATAGCTGGCAGGCTTACACTCGCATTGTCATTCCTCAAGTTTTACGGATTGTTTATTACCCCATTACCAATCAAATGGTCTGGGCGGTACTGATGTCTTCTCTAGGGATGCTGATCGGCTTTAAAGAACTCAGTGGAGAAACTCAATTTTTTGCCAGTAAAACCTTTCGCGTATTTGAGTACTTTGCCGTCGCGGCGGTTATTTACTATGTCATTGTCAAAATAGTTCTAGGTGCTTCTCGCTTGCTAGCGATGCGTCTATTTCGATATTAA
- a CDS encoding amino acid ABC transporter permease, with product MQEPISFFTGFNPNDLWFLGEAALKTLWISILSITVGSVMGCVFGWILHESRFAGGIILAPILDVFRSVPLIIQLVLFYNFAPMVGLDLNPFLSGVVILTFYTASLVSNVARGGIESVEMSMRRASRSLGLTYWQDLFHVVLPIGGRTVFPAWIGVVLGVMKDSALVSVLGYVELLKASQILITRTQEPLLILSIAGVFYFALSYPISLYASRFEKRWAK from the coding sequence ATGCAAGAACCTATAAGCTTCTTTACCGGTTTTAATCCAAATGATCTTTGGTTTTTAGGCGAGGCGGCACTTAAAACGCTCTGGATTTCCATATTGTCGATTACCGTCGGCAGTGTGATGGGCTGTGTTTTCGGCTGGATTCTCCATGAGAGCAGATTTGCCGGTGGCATTATCCTTGCTCCTATTTTAGATGTTTTTCGCTCTGTTCCTCTGATTATACAGTTGGTGCTTTTTTACAATTTCGCCCCTATGGTGGGTTTGGATCTTAATCCATTCCTTTCTGGTGTTGTCATTCTGACTTTTTATACCGCGTCATTAGTATCAAACGTGGCAAGAGGCGGAATAGAGTCCGTTGAAATGTCTATGCGTCGCGCTTCTCGCTCACTTGGCCTCACTTACTGGCAAGATTTATTTCATGTCGTGCTGCCTATTGGTGGCCGTACTGTATTTCCTGCTTGGATCGGTGTTGTGCTTGGGGTGATGAAAGACAGCGCGCTGGTCTCTGTGTTGGGCTATGTGGAGTTACTTAAAGCCAGTCAAATTCTTATTACGAGAACACAAGAACCCTTGCTCATTTTGTCTATCGCTGGCGTTTTTTACTTTGCGCTTTCTTATCCAATTTCACTGTATGCCTCTAGATTCGAAAAAAGGTGGGCGAAATGA
- a CDS encoding 4-hydroxyproline epimerase, translated as MHIVDSHTEGEPTRVILEGGPDLGSGPLTERAARLATEYKDFYRSVVLEPYGQEAMVGALLTEPTNPECVAGVIYFDAAAVIGMCGHGTIGVAATLAHIGKIGIGTHKIETPVGIVEVTLSDKNTITVKNIDSYRFKKAITLEVEGIGKVTGDIAYGGNWFFMVDDSPTPVLPSNIRGLTEAGIAIREAIYAQGIEGGNGGIIDHIVLYGPALTKQGHTRNFVLCPDDAYDRSPCGTGCSARLSCLAADNRLAPGKEIYQESTIGSSYTLSYEVSTSPTAPKGSIVPSITGQAFITREATLINNPNDPLRKGIVLGS; from the coding sequence ATGCATATCGTAGATAGCCATACCGAAGGCGAACCTACCCGAGTGATTCTAGAAGGAGGCCCTGATCTTGGATCAGGGCCTTTGACGGAGCGGGCGGCACGTCTAGCAACCGAATATAAAGACTTCTATCGCTCTGTGGTGCTTGAACCCTATGGGCAAGAGGCCATGGTTGGCGCTTTATTGACCGAACCAACGAACCCTGAATGCGTTGCTGGTGTTATCTATTTTGATGCGGCGGCGGTCATTGGTATGTGTGGGCACGGCACAATTGGTGTCGCTGCTACACTGGCTCACATTGGCAAAATTGGTATTGGCACGCATAAAATAGAAACACCGGTCGGTATTGTTGAAGTCACACTGAGCGATAAAAATACGATAACCGTAAAAAACATCGACAGTTACCGATTCAAAAAAGCCATCACGCTAGAAGTAGAAGGTATTGGCAAAGTGACTGGTGATATTGCTTACGGCGGTAACTGGTTCTTTATGGTCGATGATAGCCCAACACCTGTGCTACCAAGCAATATTCGTGGTTTAACAGAAGCAGGGATTGCCATTCGAGAAGCCATTTACGCTCAAGGTATTGAAGGGGGAAATGGCGGTATTATCGATCATATTGTGCTGTATGGCCCTGCGCTTACCAAGCAAGGACACACGCGTAATTTCGTTCTATGCCCTGATGATGCCTACGATAGATCACCTTGCGGAACGGGCTGTTCAGCGCGCTTGTCATGCCTTGCGGCCGATAATCGACTTGCCCCTGGTAAGGAAATTTATCAAGAAAGCACCATTGGCAGTAGTTATACTTTGAGCTATGAAGTGTCCACCAGCCCAACTGCTCCAAAAGGAAGTATTGTGCCGTCTATTACCGGTCAGGCCTTTATCACTCGTGAAGCAACTCTCATCAATAACCCAAACGATCCTCTCAGAAAAGGCATCGTACTAGGGAGCTAA